In 'Nostoc azollae' 0708, the following are encoded in one genomic region:
- a CDS encoding asparagine synthase-related protein, producing the protein MSLNIKFKSAAQILTEVSNLTQVANLQGLSPLFDQRVVELSMQIPPEYKLSGVE; encoded by the coding sequence TTAAATTTAAAAGTGCCGCTCAGATTTTAACAGAAGTGAGTAATTTAACTCAAGTAGCTAATTTACAGGGTTTATCACCGTTATTTGATCAGCGAGTAGTTGAATTAAGTATGCAAATTCCTCCAGAATATAAACTTTCTGGAGTGGAATAA
- a CDS encoding phycobilisome rod-core linker polypeptide, with the protein MALPLLQYKPSSQNHRVSSFGVADINEDTPYVYRVEDVSSYTDIQSIIWASYRQVFSEHEILKFNRQGTLESQLKNGSLSVRDFIRGLAKSEAFYRLVVSVNNNYRLVDITLKRLLGRSAYNKEEEIAWSIVIGTKGFSSFVDALVNSEEYTVNFGENTVPYQRKRLEGRPYNLVTPRYGADFQEIAGTVRTDWRFTLENFYTAKAKAKRLTEGDPGKYADMAASLSSKGNYAQKLSALDIDYLNAVPYRGRR; encoded by the coding sequence ATGGCACTACCATTACTTCAATACAAACCAAGCAGTCAAAATCACCGCGTTAGCAGCTTTGGTGTTGCTGACATAAATGAAGATACACCTTATGTCTATCGCGTAGAAGATGTTAGTTCTTACACTGACATTCAAAGCATCATCTGGGCAAGTTATCGCCAAGTTTTCAGCGAACATGAAATTCTTAAGTTCAACCGCCAAGGAACTTTAGAATCTCAACTGAAAAATGGTTCTTTGTCTGTACGGGACTTCATCCGTGGTTTGGCTAAATCTGAGGCTTTCTATCGTCTAGTTGTTTCCGTTAACAACAACTATCGGTTAGTAGATATCACGCTCAAGCGCCTTTTGGGTCGTTCTGCTTATAACAAAGAAGAAGAAATTGCTTGGTCTATTGTGATTGGAACGAAGGGTTTTAGCAGCTTTGTTGATGCTTTAGTAAACAGCGAAGAGTACACCGTCAACTTTGGTGAAAATACCGTTCCTTACCAACGCAAACGCTTAGAAGGTCGTCCCTACAACTTGGTGACTCCTCGCTATGGTGCGGACTTCCAAGAAATAGCAGGTACAGTCAGAACCGACTGGCGTTTTACTTTGGAAAACTTCTACACCGCCAAGGCGAAAGCAAAGCGTTTAACAGAAGGTGATCCTGGTAAATATGCAGATATGGCTGCTTCCCTGTCTAGTAAGGGTAATTATGCCCAAAAGCTATCTGCACTTGATATTGATTACTTGAATGCAGTTCCTTATCGTGGTAGACGCTAA